The following are encoded in a window of Plectropomus leopardus isolate mb chromosome 23, YSFRI_Pleo_2.0, whole genome shotgun sequence genomic DNA:
- the saxo2 gene encoding stabilizer of axonemal microtubules 2 — MKELNKLALTSRKQPGHQRAQTRSSMTTEYQERFLPPRCHVPVVTSSTRKDPHHALKGTSANMTTLRSSHVTHKWIKHPPKAPQPSLPPSGQQRCSSTPQNPYRSAVNQMASKVDYTSVYKNDFRAWKANKLQPFKLSDSLKVNQGLHVTDCASKESGLQKKSVQVETNSTPVPQTQILHPFESVTSYRLDYVSYPAQPRRRTEKPVYQTKGLLSEPAVSVRPKDVWDKNQEHFDPANERFQQIKTWSLETKFHSQGKAKEASPSADQDYLSTTHADYTAHKCERTKPILPSVKPRGKNKEPFQATTTMMEDYKVWNTPRRLPIVCKQQLDWPKKTIFSAKPAESCTTNPKPLSLQSAVCDSSCNTTKTPQRPVEHEAFSGLECISNGTEESRMYWTTSVDRGVTWADVGICEEPPQGHQIISCMVSSRS; from the exons ATGAAAGAgttaaataaacttgccttgacATCCAGGAAGCAGCCCGGCCATCAGAGAGCGCAGACACGGTCCTCCATGACCACGGAGTACCAGGAGAGGTTCCTTCCTCCACGCTGCCATGTGCCTGTGGTCACAAGTTCAACACGTAAAGACCCTCACCATGCACTGAAAGGCACAAGTGCCAATATGACCACTCTAAG ATCATCCCATGTGACCCACAAATGGATAAAACATCCACCAAAGGCCCCACAGCCATCTTTGCCACCCAGTGGCCAACAGAGATGCAGCAGCACGCCACAAAATCCTTATCGCTCTGCAGTGAACCAGATGGCATCCAAGGTGGACTACACATCAGTGTACAAAA atgatttccGAGCATGGAAAGCAAACAAGCTTCAGCCATTTAAGCTGTCCGACAGCTTGAAAGTCAACCAAGGATTACATGTTACAGACTGCGCTTCCAAAGAAAGTGGCTTGCAGAAAAAATCTGTTCAAGTCGAAACCAATTCCACACCAGTCCCACAGACACAAATTCTACATCCTTTTGAAAGCGTCACCAGCTACAGATTGGATTATGTCAGCTATCCAGCGCAGCCTAGGAGACGCACAGAGAAGCCCGTCTACCAAACCAAAGGTCTACTTTCAGAGCCCGCCGTGTCCGTGAGGCCAAAGGATGTTTGGGACAAAAACCAAGAACATTTTGACCCAGCCAATGAACGTTTTCAGCAAATCAAGACCTGGTCCCTTGAAACTAAGTTCCACAGCCAAGGCAAAGCCAAAGAAGCCAGTCCATCTGCAGATCAGGACTACCTCTCCACAACTCATGCGGACTACACGGCACACAAGTGCGAGCGCACCAAACCAATCTTGCCATCTGTGAAACCCAGAGGGAAAAACAAGGAGCCCTTTCAAGCGACGACCACCATGATGGAGGATTACAAAGTTTGGAACACACCGCGACGTCTCCCCATTGTCTGTAAACAACAGTTGGACTGGCCCAAGAAAACCATCTTTTCAGCTAAGCCTGCCGAGAGCTGCACAACCAACCCAAAGCCTTTAAGCCTGCAGTCTGCAGTCTGTGATTCCAGTTGTAACACCACCAAGACACCTCAACGTCCTGTGGAGCACGAAGCGTTTTCTGGCTTGGAATGCATCTCCAATGGGACAGAAGAATCCAGGATGTACTGGACCACCTCTGTGGACAGAGGGGTGACTTGGGCTGACGTCGGCATTTGTGAGGAGCCCCCTCAGGGCCACCAAATCATCAGCTGCATGGTTTCTAGCAGAAGCTAA